In Helicobacter anatolicus, a single genomic region encodes these proteins:
- a CDS encoding helix-turn-helix domain-containing protein encodes MESKIYLFPKDLKKNKNIPLFMGEHIAFAAYKQETTGVSRVHVQMHCFILIQKGSKILHTKNGDVKIQAGEGMFLKADHYTLSNIIAENSPYQAILLFFDNVALIEFIAKYKYRFQKIPMKSKPQQADFNFKNTFEIFRLLATPALSSIISSFDLYINGFVTTDQREAKKSFISCNSSLLSLIMHKFEELFLYLGMEYGEVFNAFVQSVLRECNLNLDIALSLCQRDFINVCEMAELANTDQASFSRKFKQAFGLSPKNWLDEKRFEKAIMLLQDSTKNIQEICTECGFSSTSWFIERFKKRYHQTPKQYQKSHLSM; translated from the coding sequence ATGGAATCAAAAATTTATCTTTTTCCAAAAGATTTGAAAAAAAATAAGAATATTCCTTTGTTTATGGGAGAACATATTGCTTTTGCAGCCTACAAACAAGAAACTACCGGTGTTTCAAGAGTGCATGTACAGATGCATTGTTTTATTCTTATTCAAAAAGGTAGTAAGATTTTGCATACTAAAAATGGTGATGTAAAAATTCAAGCAGGAGAAGGGATGTTTCTCAAAGCAGATCATTATACCTTGAGTAATATTATTGCAGAAAATTCCCCATATCAGGCAATTTTGTTATTTTTTGATAATGTTGCATTGATAGAATTTATTGCAAAATATAAATATAGATTCCAAAAAATTCCTATGAAATCTAAACCCCAGCAAGCAGATTTTAACTTTAAAAATACTTTTGAGATTTTTAGGCTTTTAGCTACGCCAGCACTATCAAGCATTATTTCGAGTTTTGATCTATATATTAATGGTTTTGTGACCACAGATCAAAGAGAGGCTAAAAAATCTTTTATATCTTGCAACTCTTCATTGCTATCTTTGATTATGCATAAATTTGAGGAGTTATTTTTGTATCTGGGAATGGAATATGGAGAAGTGTTTAATGCCTTTGTACAGAGTGTTTTAAGGGAGTGTAATTTAAATCTTGATATCGCGTTATCACTTTGTCAGAGGGATTTTATCAATGTATGTGAGATGGCAGAATTAGCAAATACAGATCAAGCAAGTTTTAGTCGTAAATTTAAGCAAGCTTTTGGGTTGAGTCCTAAAAATTGGTTAGATGAAAAGCGTTTTGAAAAAGCAATTATGTTATTACAAGATTCTACAAAAAACATTCAAGAAATTTGTACAGAATGTGGATTTAGTTCTACTTCATGGTTTATTGAGCGTTTTAAAAAGCGTTACCATCAAACTCCAAAACAATATCAAAAATCCCACTTATCCATGTAG
- a CDS encoding NHL repeat-containing protein has translation MKKSLISAALCLSLASVTLSAKDFTGFSHPESVYGKKEVVFVSNVGEKLEPLAKDKDGFISKLDKEGNVIVKDFIKDLDAPKGMNSIGDILYVVDIDKIKGFNMNDGQEVLNIDVKGAIFLNAIEVLDNKTLLVSDTGTGIIHKVDVANKKYETFVKIDSKFGGPNGLLIDQKNNRVITVGYDPMGKEKGSIVAIDLKTKKISLLSKPLGALDGIVVAKNGDLLVSDWGENLKGVIYRIDFKGNITKLDLEAIGGPADMFSDGKNLWIPAMVDNKIIKIDLP, from the coding sequence TTGAAAAAATCATTAATTTCAGCAGCACTTTGCTTAAGTTTAGCAAGTGTGACTTTAAGTGCGAAAGATTTTACAGGATTTTCTCATCCAGAGAGTGTGTATGGCAAAAAAGAAGTAGTTTTTGTTAGCAATGTGGGAGAAAAACTAGAACCATTAGCAAAAGATAAAGATGGTTTTATTTCAAAGCTTGATAAAGAAGGTAATGTAATTGTAAAAGATTTTATTAAAGATCTTGATGCACCAAAAGGTATGAATAGCATTGGTGATATTCTTTATGTGGTAGATATTGATAAGATCAAGGGCTTTAATATGAATGATGGCCAAGAAGTTTTAAATATTGATGTTAAAGGTGCAATTTTTCTAAATGCAATTGAGGTATTGGATAATAAAACTTTGCTTGTTAGTGATACCGGTACAGGAATTATCCATAAAGTTGATGTTGCCAATAAAAAATATGAAACTTTTGTAAAAATTGATTCTAAATTTGGTGGTCCTAATGGTCTATTGATTGATCAAAAAAATAATCGTGTAATTACAGTGGGATACGATCCTATGGGTAAAGAAAAAGGGAGTATTGTTGCAATTGATCTAAAAACTAAGAAAATATCTTTATTGAGTAAACCTCTTGGTGCATTAGATGGTATTGTTGTTGCAAAAAATGGAGATTTACTTGTTAGCGATTGGGGTGAGAATCTTAAGGGCGTGATTTATCGTATTGATTTTAAGGGAAATATTACAAAATTAGATCTTGAAGCTATTGGTGGTCCTGCAGATATGTTTAGTGATGGAAAAAATCTTTGGATTCCTGCAATGGTTGACAATAAGATAATTAAAATTGATTTACCTTAA
- the mnmH gene encoding tRNA 2-selenouridine(34) synthase MnmH translates to MRIATSYHDFDVYIDVRSPSEYAHSHIPNAYNMPVLNDNQFKFIGTLYKKNTMQAQIIGASLACENIAEILKKIAQEKTMQDIFQHKNKILIYCARGGKRSQALYEVLNNLNFQVYKLQGGYKGYRNEILKELEASYSFITLCGPTGCGKSELLQNLSPYSIDLENLAHHYGSSFGHLATQKLGDQPTQKMFENILAKALYNKKNIPLFIEAESKKIGNLIIPAQIFTQYQNTTKILITAPLQQRIERIIKLYHPIQEQDFLQAMQKIKPYISNKIFQSVITSWKQNQLHDVAELLITQYYDKVYKKSTYHYHIYNDNIEKSIQQLQNIAKLTSTFKY, encoded by the coding sequence ATGAGAATTGCCACAAGTTATCATGATTTTGATGTGTATATTGATGTGCGAAGTCCTAGCGAATACGCACATTCTCATATCCCCAATGCTTACAATATGCCTGTTTTAAATGATAATCAATTTAAATTTATTGGCACCTTATATAAAAAAAATACCATGCAAGCTCAAATCATCGGAGCTAGTCTTGCTTGTGAAAATATTGCAGAGATTCTTAAAAAAATTGCACAAGAAAAAACCATGCAAGATATTTTTCAACACAAAAATAAAATCTTAATTTATTGTGCTAGAGGAGGCAAAAGAAGTCAAGCACTCTATGAGGTTTTAAACAATCTTAATTTTCAAGTCTATAAACTTCAGGGGGGCTACAAAGGATATCGCAATGAGATTCTTAAGGAATTAGAAGCTTCTTATTCTTTCATCACTCTTTGCGGTCCTACAGGTTGCGGAAAAAGTGAATTATTGCAAAATTTATCACCATATAGTATTGATTTAGAAAATCTAGCTCATCATTATGGTTCAAGTTTTGGGCATCTTGCCACACAAAAATTAGGAGATCAACCTACACAAAAAATGTTTGAAAATATCCTGGCAAAAGCTCTATATAACAAAAAAAATATCCCTCTATTTATTGAAGCAGAAAGTAAAAAAATAGGTAATCTTATTATTCCGGCACAAATTTTTACACAATACCAAAATACAACAAAAATCCTTATTACCGCACCCTTGCAGCAAAGAATAGAGCGCATCATTAAACTATATCACCCTATACAAGAGCAAGATTTTTTACAAGCTATGCAAAAAATTAAACCCTACATTAGCAATAAAATTTTTCAATCCGTAATTACTTCTTGGAAACAAAATCAACTACATGATGTTGCGGAACTTTTGATCACACAATATTATGACAAAGTCTATAAAAAAAGCACATATCACTATCATATCTATAATGATAATATAGAAAAAAGCATTCAACAGCTTCAAAATATTGCCAAATTAACATCTACTTTCAAATATTAA
- a CDS encoding LTA synthase family protein, with protein sequence MPSWDTADILLCLYNGMQYDNRNIAFFGILYFLLSFILKNKGIGIYVSIIYSFYIFLNISNMLFYIIYDDTFNSNLLGFIFDDKKAIFQTGISGEYFLSIKILCAIMLSFFSIWCYKKSLSLLQKISTPSLTFIIISTICLLFSFVFMINASFSLKGKSLDQQITFSRDLFLKNITTDSLRSLYLVYKGYKAIQNSKMQDFYPQDIYTTLKQYFNLKKLPENLEIYELLKQYSRNTSQQKINHIFYIVSESLSQWHFDTLYDSIDMLSATKKIINNNPHALYFDTFLENAPSTAKSLQSQITGLLQLDIPLQNLIGKIPTFKTAIANQAKILGYKTTFYYGGGANWQKLESFSKTQGFDNFIDKTNLLDFLKNQSQILPKPYENIWGISDNVLFDFILTNTTKTPSFSMIMTTSNHPPYDIPLEKYNVPMEKITHFIKDQKLSIDPKILGHVYWYDKILANFIQNMSKKYPDSLFIITGDHYDRNYPKNANLRITKQIPLIIYAPNLILHKTTNLGSHIDITPTILEIIAPKNFSYPSFGRPLASTNPHFKIQNHIALGYFVIANHQMLYDNNDYFLYNSDSTPDILQAQKDYTRLNQARAISWYLLFKNSKVSK encoded by the coding sequence ATGCCCTCTTGGGATACTGCTGATATCCTCCTCTGCCTTTATAATGGCATGCAATATGATAATCGTAATATTGCATTTTTTGGTATCCTTTACTTTTTATTAAGCTTTATTTTAAAAAACAAAGGGATAGGAATTTATGTTAGCATAATCTATAGTTTTTATATTTTTCTCAATATTTCCAACATGCTATTTTATATCATTTATGATGATACTTTTAATTCCAATCTTTTAGGCTTTATTTTTGATGACAAAAAAGCAATTTTTCAAACCGGAATTAGCGGAGAATATTTTTTAAGTATCAAAATTTTATGCGCTATAATGCTTAGCTTTTTTAGTATTTGGTGCTATAAAAAATCCCTTTCTCTCTTACAAAAAATCTCTACTCCGTCACTAACATTTATCATAATTAGCACAATTTGCCTTCTCTTTAGCTTTGTTTTTATGATTAATGCCTCTTTTAGCCTTAAGGGCAAATCACTTGATCAACAAATCACTTTTTCACGGGACTTGTTTCTCAAAAATATCACTACAGATTCTTTGCGTTCTCTATATCTTGTATATAAAGGATATAAAGCCATTCAAAATTCTAAAATGCAAGACTTTTATCCTCAAGATATCTACACTACCTTAAAACAATATTTTAATCTCAAAAAATTACCAGAAAATTTAGAAATTTATGAACTTTTAAAACAATACTCTCGCAACACATCACAACAAAAAATTAACCATATTTTTTATATTGTTTCAGAAAGCCTTAGTCAGTGGCATTTTGATACATTATATGATTCCATTGATATGCTTAGTGCCACCAAAAAAATAATCAACAACAATCCTCATGCACTTTATTTTGATACTTTTTTGGAAAATGCTCCATCTACTGCAAAAAGCCTCCAAAGCCAAATAACAGGATTATTGCAACTTGATATCCCTCTACAAAATCTCATAGGAAAAATCCCAACTTTTAAAACCGCAATTGCCAATCAAGCAAAAATTCTTGGATATAAAACAACATTTTATTATGGTGGTGGCGCAAATTGGCAAAAACTAGAATCTTTTAGTAAAACACAGGGGTTTGACAACTTTATTGATAAAACCAATCTTTTGGACTTTCTTAAAAATCAATCTCAAATTCTGCCAAAACCCTATGAAAATATCTGGGGAATTAGCGATAATGTATTATTTGATTTTATTTTAACTAACACTACAAAAACCCCCAGCTTTTCCATGATTATGACAACATCAAACCACCCTCCTTATGATATCCCTTTAGAAAAATACAATGTCCCTATGGAAAAAATTACACATTTTATAAAAGACCAAAAGCTTTCTATAGATCCAAAAATTCTTGGGCATGTTTATTGGTATGACAAAATTTTGGCAAACTTCATACAAAATATGAGTAAAAAATACCCCGATAGCCTTTTTATTATCACGGGAGACCACTATGATAGAAACTATCCCAAGAACGCTAATTTACGCATTACTAAACAAATCCCTCTCATCATCTATGCTCCAAATCTTATATTACACAAAACCACAAACCTAGGATCACATATTGATATTACCCCTACTATTCTAGAAATTATCGCACCAAAAAATTTTTCCTATCCGAGTTTTGGCAGACCTCTTGCAAGCACTAATCCACATTTCAAAATCCAAAATCACATTGCACTAGGATATTTTGTAATCGCAAACCATCAAATGCTATATGATAACAATGATTATTTTTTATACAATTCAGATTCTACGCCTGATATTCTACAAGCACAAAAAGATTATACAAGACTCAATCAAGCACGAGCCATAAGTTGGTATCTACTTTTTAAAAACTCCAAGGTATCAAAATGA
- a CDS encoding exo-alpha-sialidase — protein sequence MKGFLLFFLSVLLIGGIAFFQIPKKEDFVFNVNSTATPSKKLLHQLDIPMPENIPSAHSSTLAILDNSRLLSAYFAGSKEGAKDVAIYANILIDKNNPESATWQEPFKILDRKTLSKDAREYISKIGNPVLYTINNTIHLFVVGVSMGGWATSKIYHYTARTDSEKITFHFQKALHLSPLLNISNLVRTQPIEITFRNNQQGFILPIYHEIANKYALNLIMDSQGKILQISKPNNAQGLLQPSLTALDSTHCLLAYRAHKKANSILYTQACNNQLKYSGLIKTNLENKDNSLNLFTINEQTFLLYNTAKQNSPRANLTLAKMKNYETFEKLFDLDTTYTINGEVSYPTTLIDHKNGIIHITYTIDRKFIRYITLNIKFLEDAL from the coding sequence ATGAAAGGTTTTCTTTTATTTTTCCTATCTGTTCTTCTTATTGGAGGCATTGCCTTTTTTCAGATTCCAAAAAAAGAAGATTTTGTATTCAATGTTAATTCCACGGCCACACCATCAAAAAAATTACTACACCAGTTAGATATCCCGATGCCAGAGAATATCCCATCTGCACATTCTAGCACCTTAGCAATACTTGATAATTCTCGCCTTTTAAGTGCATATTTTGCTGGATCCAAAGAAGGAGCAAAAGATGTTGCAATCTATGCAAATATTCTCATTGACAAAAACAATCCCGAATCTGCCACATGGCAGGAGCCATTTAAAATCCTAGATAGAAAAACCCTAAGCAAAGATGCCAGAGAATATATCAGTAAAATAGGCAACCCTGTTTTATACACTATTAACAATACTATCCATCTTTTTGTCGTAGGTGTAAGCATGGGTGGATGGGCTACAAGCAAAATCTACCACTACACTGCTCGCACAGATTCTGAAAAAATTACTTTCCATTTCCAAAAAGCTCTGCATTTAAGCCCTCTACTCAACATTAGCAATCTTGTACGCACCCAACCCATAGAAATCACCTTTCGCAACAATCAACAAGGCTTTATTCTGCCTATCTATCATGAAATTGCTAACAAATACGCACTTAATCTTATAATGGACTCTCAAGGAAAAATTTTACAAATCTCTAAACCAAATAATGCACAAGGTCTTTTACAGCCCTCTCTAACTGCACTAGATTCTACACATTGCCTCCTTGCCTATCGAGCACACAAAAAGGCTAATTCCATTCTCTATACACAAGCTTGCAATAATCAATTAAAATATTCTGGCCTCATCAAAACAAACCTTGAAAACAAAGATAATTCGCTAAATCTCTTTACAATCAATGAACAAACTTTTTTGCTCTACAATACCGCAAAACAAAATTCTCCGCGCGCAAACCTCACTCTTGCTAAAATGAAAAATTACGAGACATTTGAAAAGCTCTTTGATCTTGATACAACCTATACTATTAATGGTGAAGTGAGTTATCCAACTACACTTATTGATCATAAAAATGGAATCATTCATATCACCTACACCATAGATCGAAAATTTATCCGCTACATCACACTAAATATCAAATTTCTGGAGGATGCGCTATGA
- a CDS encoding chemotaxis protein CheW, producing MNETNLKEIFKKQQNYTKNNDQDNIEDALQVIGFVVGDEEFAIPILNVIEIVKPIEYTRVPGTPDYVLGVFNLRGTVFPLINLRLKFGLPAIAQDKDTRYLVIKHEDKTAGFVIDKLTEAIRLKQSEIDPIPETFDEQENIMESMQGIGKREDRLITILKTEILLKKTF from the coding sequence ATGAACGAGACAAATCTAAAAGAAATTTTTAAAAAACAACAAAACTACACAAAAAATAATGATCAAGACAATATTGAAGACGCTCTGCAAGTCATCGGATTTGTTGTTGGCGATGAAGAATTTGCCATCCCTATCTTAAATGTTATTGAAATTGTTAAACCGATAGAATACACTAGAGTTCCAGGCACTCCAGATTATGTCTTAGGTGTTTTCAATCTCAGAGGTACTGTATTCCCTCTTATCAACTTACGACTGAAATTTGGACTTCCTGCGATTGCACAAGATAAAGATACAAGATATCTTGTAATCAAACACGAAGATAAAACTGCAGGTTTTGTAATCGACAAACTTACAGAGGCAATCAGATTAAAACAATCTGAGATTGATCCTATCCCAGAAACCTTTGATGAACAAGAAAATATCATGGAAAGTATGCAGGGCATAGGAAAAAGAGAGGATCGTCTTATTACTATTTTAAAAACAGAGATTTTGTTGAAAAAAACTTTCTAA
- a CDS encoding hybrid sensor histidine kinase/response regulator, with amino-acid sequence MEEMQEIMEDFLIEAFEMIDQLDQDLVELEHNPKDLDLLNKIFRVAHTIKGSGSFLNFDILTHLTHNMEDVLNKARKNELQITPDIMDVILESVDLMKGLLNAIRANKTDANSGIDIHDCVVKLQAIQNNEYNKDTHKSNNKKSAKKTSSKKDKETSKIKEDTKTTTPMESQEEDYSNMSAEEVENEIQRLLQERQASDKEKRARKKMQQAQEAKISEENTAKNTSSKDNKANTVEQTVRVDVKRLDHLMNLIGELVLGKNRLLRIYGDVEERYDGERFLEELNQVVSSVSTVTTDLQLAVMKTRMLPISKVFNKFPRMVRDLARDLNKDIDLIISGEENELDKSIVEEIGDPLVHIIRNSCDHGIETPEERQEKGKETTGTINLSAYNEGNHIVIKIEDDGKGLDPEILKRKAIEKNVISQAEAETLSDKEAFSLILKPGFSTAAKITNVSGRGVGMDVVKTNIEQLNGMIEIESEKNVGTTIKLKIPLTLAIIQALLVGVQEEYYAIPLSSVLETVKVNQDEIYTINGKSVLRLRDEVLSLVRLADIFGVDCILENINEVYVVIIGIADQKVGIIVDYLIGQEEVVIKSLGYYLKGTTGIAGATVRGDGKITLIVDVPALITMAKEVKVNINQLIDDADSNSSKQHPSDYCILIVDDSATDRSVAKKYLSTLGITIKEASNGMEGLEILKNSDKKFDAVLLDIEMPKMDGYTLASEIRKFNKFKNLPLIAITSKTSREDRVRGVESGMTEYITKPYSAEYLVNVVKRNINISITGE; translated from the coding sequence ATGGAAGAAATGCAGGAAATAATGGAAGATTTTCTAATTGAAGCTTTTGAAATGATTGATCAATTAGATCAGGATCTTGTCGAACTTGAACACAACCCTAAAGATTTAGATTTATTAAATAAAATTTTTAGAGTTGCACACACTATCAAAGGATCAGGATCGTTTTTAAATTTTGATATTCTTACACATTTAACACATAATATGGAAGATGTACTCAATAAAGCGCGTAAAAACGAGCTTCAAATCACTCCAGATATTATGGATGTTATTTTAGAATCCGTAGATCTAATGAAGGGTCTACTCAATGCTATTCGTGCAAATAAAACAGATGCCAATAGTGGAATAGATATCCATGATTGTGTTGTCAAACTTCAAGCAATTCAAAATAATGAATACAATAAAGATACTCACAAAAGCAATAACAAAAAGTCTGCAAAAAAAACATCCTCAAAAAAAGATAAAGAAACTTCAAAAATAAAAGAAGATACTAAAACTACAACACCTATGGAATCTCAAGAAGAAGATTATTCAAATATGAGTGCAGAAGAAGTAGAAAATGAAATTCAACGCCTTTTGCAAGAGAGACAAGCAAGCGACAAAGAAAAACGAGCTAGAAAAAAAATGCAGCAAGCACAAGAGGCAAAAATTAGCGAAGAAAATACTGCGAAAAACACTAGCAGCAAAGACAATAAGGCTAACACGGTTGAACAGACCGTCCGTGTTGATGTCAAAAGATTAGACCACTTAATGAACCTCATCGGGGAACTTGTATTGGGCAAAAACAGATTACTTAGAATCTATGGCGATGTCGAGGAACGCTATGATGGTGAGCGATTTTTAGAAGAACTAAATCAAGTAGTATCCTCGGTATCTACAGTAACCACAGATTTGCAACTTGCAGTTATGAAAACAAGGATGCTCCCCATCAGTAAGGTTTTCAATAAATTCCCAAGAATGGTTAGAGATTTAGCTAGAGATCTTAATAAGGATATTGATCTTATTATTAGTGGTGAAGAAAACGAGTTGGATAAATCCATTGTAGAAGAAATTGGCGATCCTTTGGTGCATATCATTAGAAATTCTTGTGATCATGGAATTGAAACCCCAGAAGAAAGACAAGAAAAAGGTAAGGAAACCACAGGAACAATTAACCTTAGTGCATATAACGAAGGTAATCATATTGTGATCAAAATTGAAGATGATGGCAAGGGATTAGATCCTGAAATCTTAAAACGCAAAGCTATAGAAAAGAATGTAATTTCTCAAGCCGAAGCAGAAACACTTAGCGATAAAGAGGCATTTTCTCTAATCCTTAAACCTGGTTTTTCTACTGCTGCAAAGATTACAAATGTATCAGGTCGTGGTGTTGGAATGGATGTTGTAAAAACTAATATTGAACAACTCAATGGAATGATTGAAATAGAATCTGAAAAAAATGTTGGTACTACAATCAAACTAAAAATTCCTCTTACTCTTGCGATTATTCAGGCGCTACTTGTAGGTGTTCAAGAAGAATATTATGCTATTCCACTTTCCTCAGTACTAGAAACTGTAAAGGTAAATCAGGATGAAATTTATACTATTAATGGCAAAAGTGTATTGCGTTTAAGAGATGAAGTATTATCTCTTGTAAGATTGGCAGATATTTTTGGTGTAGATTGTATTCTAGAAAATATCAATGAGGTTTATGTTGTGATTATTGGCATTGCAGATCAAAAAGTAGGAATTATTGTCGATTATCTCATTGGTCAAGAAGAAGTGGTTATTAAATCTCTAGGCTATTATCTCAAGGGTACAACAGGAATTGCAGGTGCAACAGTCAGAGGAGATGGAAAAATTACTTTAATTGTAGATGTTCCCGCATTAATCACTATGGCAAAAGAAGTAAAAGTCAATATTAACCAACTTATTGATGATGCCGATTCAAATAGTAGCAAACAACACCCAAGTGACTATTGTATTTTGATTGTAGATGATAGTGCTACTGATAGAAGTGTTGCCAAAAAATACCTCTCTACCCTGGGTATTACCATCAAAGAAGCTTCTAATGGAATGGAAGGTTTAGAAATCCTAAAAAATAGTGATAAAAAATTTGATGCTGTGCTTTTGGATATTGAAATGCCAAAAATGGATGGTTACACTCTTGCATCAGAAATTAGAAAATTTAATAAATTTAAAAATCTACCTCTTATTGCTATCACAAGTAAAACCAGTAGAGAAGATAGAGTACGTGGTGTAGAATCTGGTATGACAGAATATATCACAAAACCTTATAGTGCAGAATATCTTGTTAATGTTGTAAAGCGGAATATTAATATAAGCATCACTGGAGAATAA
- a CDS encoding UDP-2,3-diacylglucosamine diphosphatase produces the protein MKKTLQNPSKFTQNPIFEILDGAIFIADAHFGPNDLKALYLLEELLKNPPIQVFFMGDIFHLLIGSVSSSLKDHQTILKKINQLSQITQVFYFEGNHDFGIQQKTLPYTTIIKRKNQPMQFNYKNKTLLLAHGDIFISPSYEFYIQAITHPIILKGLFFLDCITFGKLYKIVQNKIMQKEIFALKNPKNFLSKRTGSYKNYAKKHSLSYTKILEGHFHCELENQNYKAIPSFFCQKKILRIINNDFEAFIA, from the coding sequence ATGAAAAAAACTTTGCAAAACCCTTCTAAATTCACACAAAATCCCATTTTTGAAATTCTTGATGGGGCGATTTTTATCGCTGATGCACACTTTGGCCCTAATGATCTTAAGGCACTTTATCTTCTTGAAGAATTGCTAAAAAATCCTCCTATACAAGTATTTTTTATGGGTGATATTTTTCATCTTTTAATTGGAAGTGTTTCTTCTAGCCTCAAAGATCATCAAACAATTCTTAAAAAAATCAATCAACTTAGTCAAATCACTCAAGTATTTTATTTTGAAGGAAATCATGATTTTGGAATCCAGCAAAAAACGCTTCCTTATACCACAATCATCAAACGAAAAAACCAACCCATGCAATTTAACTATAAAAATAAAACCTTACTTTTAGCACATGGAGATATTTTTATATCGCCCTCATATGAATTTTATATCCAAGCTATTACACACCCCATTATCCTTAAGGGCTTATTTTTTTTAGACTGCATTACTTTCGGAAAACTCTACAAAATAGTGCAAAATAAAATTATGCAAAAAGAAATTTTTGCACTCAAAAATCCCAAAAATTTTCTTTCTAAACGAACAGGTTCCTATAAAAATTATGCAAAAAAACATTCTTTATCTTATACTAAAATTTTGGAAGGACATTTTCATTGCGAACTAGAAAATCAAAACTACAAAGCAATTCCATCTTTTTTCTGTCAAAAAAAAATATTGAGAATAATTAATAATGATTTTGAAGCTTTTATAGCTTAA
- the argC gene encoding N-acetyl-gamma-glutamyl-phosphate reductase, translating to MKKIPVGIIGISGYTGFVLLKILLQHPKFQVNYLANSSGEDTLENIHPALFQVSQHSIVKADAKEAIKQCELLFLALPHQESAKFCKEILDEKPNMKIIDLSADYRLNKENYEANYGPHSDSENLKHAIYGLVEYQRENIKNATLIANPGCYPTASLLGLLPFLPYIDSSVFIDAKSGVSGAGKKLTNTTHYPFINENIFSYNPLKHRHQIEIKEKCSLIGKKEVKINFVPHLTPLTQGMLVSIFATLKEKINPLEILKNQYANDPFIRIRKQSVDVINVRGTNFCDIYAQILDNDLYVCTSIDNLMRGASSQAIVNANLMFGFQEETGIPIIG from the coding sequence ATGAAAAAAATACCTGTTGGAATCATAGGAATTAGTGGATACACAGGCTTTGTACTCCTTAAAATTCTTTTGCAACACCCAAAATTTCAAGTCAATTATCTTGCAAATTCTAGTGGAGAGGATACTTTAGAAAATATACATCCCGCATTATTTCAAGTCAGTCAACACTCTATTGTAAAAGCTGACGCTAAAGAAGCAATCAAACAATGCGAATTATTATTCCTCGCATTACCTCATCAAGAATCTGCAAAATTTTGCAAAGAAATTTTAGATGAAAAACCCAATATGAAAATTATTGATCTATCCGCGGACTATCGCCTTAATAAAGAAAATTATGAAGCTAATTATGGTCCACATAGCGATAGTGAAAATCTCAAACATGCAATCTATGGACTAGTAGAATATCAAAGAGAAAATATTAAAAATGCTACACTTATTGCAAATCCAGGTTGCTACCCTACAGCATCTTTATTAGGTTTATTACCCTTTTTACCCTACATAGATTCCAGTGTTTTTATCGATGCAAAAAGTGGTGTGAGTGGTGCAGGTAAAAAACTCACAAATACAACACACTATCCTTTTATTAATGAAAATATTTTTTCTTACAATCCATTAAAACATCGTCACCAAATCGAAATCAAAGAAAAATGCTCTCTCATTGGTAAAAAAGAAGTAAAAATTAACTTTGTCCCCCATCTTACACCCCTTACACAAGGAATGCTAGTAAGCATTTTTGCAACACTCAAAGAAAAAATCAATCCCTTAGAAATCTTAAAAAATCAATATGCTAATGATCCATTTATTAGGATTAGGAAACAAAGTGTTGATGTCATCAATGTTAGGGGAACAAATTTTTGTGATATCTATGCACAAATTTTGGATAATGATTTATATGTATGTACAAGTATTGATAACCTTATGCGTGGAGCAAGCTCTCAAGCTATCGTTAATGCAAATTTAATGTTTGGTTTTCAAGAAGAAACAGGGATCCCTATCATAGGATAA